One window from the genome of Paramisgurnus dabryanus chromosome 22, PD_genome_1.1, whole genome shotgun sequence encodes:
- the plcxd2 gene encoding PI-PLC X domain-containing protein 2 — protein MKTRPAGNTSNADWMGSLCAALTSMPLKHLAVPGSHDSFSFWVDEQAPVGPDQKAYVKHLAAVFRFLAKKVMKKWSMTQNLSFREQLEGGIRYFDLRVSSKPGEPGLEIYFIHGLFGHKVRDGLNDINTFLNTHRKEVVFLDFNHYYAMSEEHHRYLISMLKEVFGHKLCKIDAVEDITLNYLWENGFQVLVFYHHPSAEGCPLMWPGSKIPAPWANTTDTNKLIQFLETTLDERDKYGSFHVSQAILTPRVKTIARGLVLGLRNYLVEKNLPTIMTWVEAQKPGVNGVNIITSDFVELVDFANTVIRLNNLLLQDRKGT, from the exons ATGAAGACGCGACCTGCTGGGAACACCTCTAACGCGGATTGGATGGGTTCGTTGTGTGCTGCGCTCACTTCAATGCCTTTGAAGCACCTGGCAGTTCCTG GGTCTCATGATTCCTTCAGCTTCTGGGTTGATGAGCAAGCTCCAGTCGGTCCAGACCAAAAGGCGTATGTGAAACACCTGGCTGCAGTATTTCGCTTTCTGGCCAAGAAGGTGATGAAGAAGTGGTCCATGACCCAGAACCTGTCTTTTAGGGAACAGCTGGAAGGGGGGATTCGATATTTTGACCTCCGCGTATCTTCCAAACCGGGAGAACCAGGCCTTGAGATATACTTCATCCATGGGCTGTTTGGACACAAAGTACGTGATGGCCTTAACGACATTAACACTTTTCTAAATACACACAGGAAAGAGGTTGTATTTCTGGACTTTAATCACTATTATGCGATGAGCGAGGAGCATCATCGCTACTTAATCAGCATGCTGAAGGAGGTGTTTGGCCACAAGCTCTGCAAGATTGATGCGGTGGAGGACATCACTCTGAATTACCTTTGGGAGAACGGGTTCCAG GTTCTAGTATTCTATCACCATCCATCTGCTGAGGGATGTCCTCTGATGTGGCCTGGTAGTAAAATTCCTGCTCCCTGGGCCAATACCACAGACACCAACAAGCTCATCCAGTTTCTGGAGACAACTCTGGATGAAAGAGACAAATATGGAAGTTTTCATGTTTCTCAGGCCATTCTGACCCCACGTGTCAAGACCATAGCCAGAGGCCTGGTGCTGGGGCTACGAAACTACCTCGTGGAGAA GAACCTTCCAACCATAATGACATGGGTGGAGGCGCAGAAACCAGGCGTGAATGGAGTCAATATCATCACTTCAGATTTTGTAGAGCTTGTGGATTTTGCCAACACTGTCATTAGACTGAATAACCTCCTCCTTCAGGACCGAAAAGGCACGTGA